A stretch of the Acidilobus sp. 7A genome encodes the following:
- a CDS encoding carbohydrate ABC transporter permease, with protein MRASRALIYVAAGLLSALFLFPLYILILIAFQPPKYTLISTYPPLVPKELTLANLVAALSGTAFIDPFLKSVETATLVGLITLALAIPAGYGLSRLPSRLSYPVLVLILLTNIMPGVIIGIPIAVQFIRAGLYETVVGLALAQTLVTLPLATLILQGTFSAVPRDLEHQAMIDGANLFNRLRYVLLPNSAPGIAAAYLISWMFSWDEFTYAILLMPYHSTLPVTIYTDITRGNLLAGAAFSVVFTVPVIILTYGLQRYLKGQYISGGLKGAA; from the coding sequence GTGAGGGCGTCAAGGGCCCTAATATACGTGGCTGCTGGGCTGCTCTCCGCCCTCTTCCTGTTCCCGCTCTACATACTGATACTCATAGCTTTCCAGCCGCCCAAGTATACGCTAATATCTACCTACCCGCCCCTAGTGCCTAAGGAGCTGACCCTGGCCAACCTGGTTGCCGCGCTCAGCGGCACCGCCTTCATAGACCCATTCCTGAAGAGCGTTGAGACGGCGACGCTGGTGGGCCTCATAACTCTGGCCCTCGCGATACCAGCGGGCTACGGGCTCAGCAGGTTGCCCTCCAGGCTCTCCTACCCTGTGCTCGTGCTGATACTGCTGACAAACATAATGCCAGGGGTGATTATAGGCATACCGATAGCCGTGCAGTTCATCAGGGCGGGGCTCTACGAGACGGTGGTGGGCCTGGCCCTAGCCCAGACCCTGGTGACCCTGCCGCTGGCCACCCTGATACTTCAGGGCACCTTCTCAGCCGTACCGAGGGACCTGGAGCACCAGGCCATGATAGATGGGGCGAACTTGTTCAACAGGCTCCGCTACGTGCTCCTTCCAAACTCGGCGCCCGGGATAGCGGCAGCCTACTTAATATCATGGATGTTCTCATGGGACGAGTTCACCTACGCCATACTCCTGATGCCCTATCACTCTACGCTCCCCGTGACAATCTACACGGACATCACCAGGGGAAACCTGTTGGCCGGCGCCGCCTTCTCTGTCGTCTTCACCGTGCCGGTAATAATATTAACTTATGGCCTCCAGAGGTACCTCAAGGGACAGTACATCTCTGGTGGCCTCAAGGGGGCGGCCTGA
- a CDS encoding ATP-binding cassette domain-containing protein produces MPTPDISIDVRNLTKRYGSLLAVDHINFKVMRGEIYSLLGPNGAGKTTTISMLATLRMPTEGDALVEGYSVVRERTKVRKVIGVVPQDLTADDELTGLDNVLLMARLHGYSGKEAEERAWEAIKFMELEDAAKRRVMYYSGGMRRRLEIAMSIVHNPKVVFLDEPTVGLDVQSRRHIWDLVRELKKEGVTVILTTHYMEEAEELSDRVAIIDHGHIVAEGTPEDLKAKVKGDRIYVKLKSDAETTKAIEALSKDFNDVKEMNGYVVIKVESSADAMPQLIKLLSNFDVTELRVVRPNLEEVFLELTGHGLREEESFDAFKFRRLMRAVRS; encoded by the coding sequence ATGCCCACGCCAGACATAAGCATAGACGTCAGGAACCTGACGAAGAGGTATGGTAGCCTGCTCGCCGTGGACCACATAAACTTCAAGGTGATGAGGGGCGAGATCTACTCCCTGCTCGGCCCCAACGGGGCCGGCAAGACAACGACTATATCAATGCTTGCGACACTCAGGATGCCCACAGAGGGGGACGCCCTAGTCGAGGGCTACAGCGTAGTGAGGGAGAGGACCAAGGTGAGGAAGGTCATAGGTGTCGTGCCGCAGGACCTCACAGCAGACGACGAGCTCACAGGCCTTGACAACGTGCTCCTGATGGCAAGGCTCCATGGTTACAGTGGCAAGGAGGCGGAGGAGAGGGCCTGGGAGGCCATAAAGTTCATGGAGCTTGAGGACGCCGCCAAGAGGAGGGTGATGTACTACAGCGGCGGCATGAGGAGGAGGCTTGAGATAGCCATGAGCATAGTGCACAACCCAAAGGTTGTCTTCCTGGACGAGCCCACAGTAGGGCTCGACGTGCAGAGCAGGAGGCACATATGGGACCTTGTAAGGGAGCTCAAGAAGGAGGGGGTCACGGTTATACTGACGACGCACTACATGGAGGAGGCTGAGGAGCTCTCTGACAGGGTGGCCATAATAGATCACGGCCACATAGTGGCTGAGGGGACGCCGGAGGACCTGAAGGCTAAGGTTAAGGGCGACAGGATCTACGTTAAGCTCAAGAGTGATGCCGAGACAACAAAGGCCATCGAGGCGCTCTCGAAGGACTTCAACGACGTGAAGGAGATGAATGGGTATGTTGTCATTAAGGTGGAGTCCTCCGCGGATGCCATGCCCCAGCTCATAAAGCTGCTCTCCAACTTTGACGTCACTGAACTGAGGGTCGTGAGGCCTAACCTGGAGGAGGTGTTCCTGGAGTTGACGGGCCACGGGCTCAGGGAGGAGGAGTCGTTCGACGCCTTCAAGTTCAGGAGGCTCATGAGGGCGGTGAGATCATGA
- a CDS encoding PLP-dependent transferase, producing the protein MPEGTDIIRAQYYNDPFQAVVPPVYLSAAFGYVSDELAVKDDRGRVVRYSREVNPTLRPLERAVASLEGADDALAFNSGMSAISTAVLALAKGGLKVLITMELYSLTKARGKPRPWKGWGKA; encoded by the coding sequence TTGCCAGAGGGCACGGACATAATAAGGGCTCAGTATTACAATGACCCATTCCAGGCTGTTGTTCCACCCGTGTACCTGAGCGCTGCCTTCGGCTACGTAAGCGACGAGCTGGCAGTTAAGGACGACAGGGGGCGCGTTGTCAGGTACTCAAGGGAGGTTAACCCAACCCTCAGGCCCCTGGAGAGGGCTGTGGCCTCGCTCGAGGGCGCCGATGACGCCTTAGCCTTCAACTCCGGCATGAGCGCCATATCAACGGCTGTCCTGGCCCTTGCCAAGGGTGGCCTGAAGGTACTGATAACCATGGAGCTCTACAGTTTGACAAAAGCGAGAGGCAAGCCTCGCCCCTGGAAGGGGTGGGGTAAGGCATAA
- the guaA gene encoding glutamine-hydrolyzing GMP synthase translates to MSWSPSLEHDTVLVISFGGQYAHMISRRVRDLGVYSEVLPYTLASEEAVKSRKPKAVILSGGPSSVYELDAPTVGDWVLRLDVPVLGICYGHQLIAKLSGGSVERGVGEYGRTRVALAERDPIFDGWGDEEDVWMSHSDYVASVGPRGRVLARSKETGYVAAMKVGDRVYGAQFHPEVRHTEKGLKLIANFLFRVAGARPTWRVEDLAERLIDDVRSRVPPGEKAIIAVSGGVDSTTAAVIARRALGDRAVTVFINHGLLREGEADEVLSSLRSLGLDPIYIDASQRFLGALRGVSDPEQKRLVVGRVFAEVFEEVARSDPSIRWLVQGTTYPDVIESGAEVGADRIKSHHNVGGLPEKLGLKVIEPLRYLYKDEVRRLGLSLGVPEGIVLRHPFPGPGLAVRIIGEVTEEKLATVRRASRIVEEELRRTGLYDKVWQAFAVVGDDRWVGVKGDRRAFGYIVTVRVVESEDGMTADWVRLPYEVLQRIASRITSELPQVTMVTYAITTKPPSTIEPV, encoded by the coding sequence GTGTCGTGGAGCCCCTCACTTGAGCACGACACGGTGCTGGTGATAAGCTTCGGCGGCCAGTACGCCCACATGATATCTAGGAGGGTCAGGGACCTTGGCGTCTACAGCGAGGTGCTGCCCTACACGCTGGCAAGCGAGGAGGCTGTTAAGTCAAGGAAGCCCAAGGCTGTGATACTCTCAGGGGGGCCCAGTAGCGTCTACGAGCTCGACGCCCCGACCGTGGGGGACTGGGTGCTGAGACTTGACGTCCCCGTGCTCGGCATCTGCTACGGCCACCAGCTGATAGCTAAGCTGAGCGGGGGCTCCGTTGAGAGGGGTGTCGGGGAGTACGGCAGAACGAGGGTAGCCCTGGCCGAGAGGGACCCCATATTTGACGGCTGGGGCGACGAGGAGGACGTCTGGATGAGCCACTCCGACTACGTCGCCTCCGTGGGCCCCAGGGGCAGGGTGCTGGCCAGGTCCAAGGAGACGGGCTACGTAGCGGCCATGAAGGTCGGCGACAGGGTCTACGGGGCCCAGTTCCACCCCGAGGTGAGGCACACGGAGAAGGGGCTGAAGCTCATAGCCAATTTCCTCTTCAGGGTCGCCGGCGCCAGGCCCACGTGGAGGGTCGAGGACCTCGCCGAGAGGCTTATAGACGACGTCAGGTCCAGGGTGCCGCCGGGCGAGAAGGCCATAATAGCCGTCAGCGGCGGCGTCGACTCAACTACTGCCGCAGTCATAGCCAGGAGGGCGCTCGGCGACAGGGCGGTGACAGTGTTCATCAACCATGGCCTGCTGAGGGAGGGGGAGGCTGATGAAGTCCTCAGCTCCCTGAGATCCCTGGGCCTTGACCCAATTTACATAGACGCCTCCCAGCGCTTCCTGGGCGCCCTCAGAGGCGTCTCGGACCCTGAGCAGAAGAGGCTCGTAGTGGGCAGGGTGTTCGCTGAGGTATTTGAGGAGGTCGCCAGGTCCGACCCGTCAATAAGGTGGCTCGTGCAGGGGACGACGTACCCTGACGTGATAGAGAGCGGGGCCGAGGTTGGAGCCGACAGGATAAAGAGCCACCACAACGTCGGCGGGCTGCCGGAGAAGCTGGGCCTGAAGGTAATAGAGCCCCTCAGGTACCTCTACAAGGACGAGGTCAGGAGGCTCGGGCTGTCCCTCGGCGTTCCAGAGGGCATAGTGCTCAGGCACCCGTTCCCTGGGCCTGGGCTGGCGGTCAGGATAATTGGGGAGGTCACTGAGGAGAAGCTTGCTACAGTCAGGAGGGCCTCTAGAATAGTTGAGGAGGAGCTGAGGAGGACAGGGCTCTATGACAAGGTGTGGCAGGCCTTCGCTGTGGTGGGCGACGACAGGTGGGTCGGAGTCAAGGGGGACAGGAGGGCGTTCGGCTACATAGTGACTGTAAGGGTCGTTGAGAGTGAGGACGGCATGACTGCGGACTGGGTCAGGCTTCCCTATGAGGTGCTACAGCGCATAGCGTCGAGGATTACCTCAGAGCTGCCCCAGGTGACCATGGTCACCTACGCCATAACCACCAAGCCGCCGTCAACCATAGAGCCTGTCTAA
- a CDS encoding sugar ABC transporter permease, translating into MRRDELRFFLLVVPALAYIAFFVVYPAFRAVYSSFVLPNGRFSLYYYRFLESVGLGEAVVDTIIVTVGALVVQLALALAVASLLTKEFKGKRAVSTIMITPMGVATVVAAVTFSFIFEVTGGYANSILHLFGLRGINWYANDAMSLLVVILSDAWKNTPIVALILLAGMTAIPQDLYYAAAVDGAGPIRRFFYVTLPNLREFIAIALIIRGVQEFNIFALPLILIGYHPPLLTTLTYELYTTSFPAVGPSLAAATILLVFILAFLVLILRVRGR; encoded by the coding sequence ATGAGGCGCGACGAGCTTAGATTTTTTCTTCTAGTAGTCCCAGCTCTAGCGTACATAGCCTTTTTCGTGGTGTACCCAGCCTTTAGGGCTGTTTACTCCAGCTTTGTGCTTCCTAACGGCAGGTTCTCTCTCTACTATTACAGGTTCCTCGAGTCCGTGGGCTTAGGCGAAGCCGTAGTTGACACCATAATAGTCACCGTGGGCGCCCTGGTCGTGCAGCTGGCCCTAGCACTCGCGGTGGCCAGCCTCCTCACGAAGGAGTTCAAGGGCAAGAGGGCCGTCTCCACGATAATGATAACACCCATGGGTGTGGCCACTGTCGTCGCAGCTGTGACCTTCAGCTTCATATTCGAGGTGACAGGCGGCTACGCGAACTCAATACTCCACCTGTTCGGGCTTAGGGGAATAAACTGGTACGCTAACGACGCCATGTCCCTCCTGGTCGTCATACTCTCCGACGCCTGGAAGAACACGCCCATAGTTGCCCTCATACTGTTGGCAGGCATGACAGCGATACCCCAGGACCTCTACTATGCGGCTGCCGTGGACGGCGCTGGGCCCATAAGGAGGTTCTTCTACGTTACTCTGCCAAACCTGAGGGAGTTCATAGCGATAGCCCTAATAATTAGGGGCGTACAGGAGTTCAACATATTCGCCCTGCCGCTGATACTCATAGGCTACCACCCGCCGCTCCTGACGACCCTAACCTATGAGCTCTATACGACGAGCTTCCCAGCCGTTGGACCCTCACTGGCCGCCGCCACGATACTCCTGGTGTTCATACTTGCCTTCCTGGTGCTCATACTTAGGGTGAGGGGAAGGTGA
- a CDS encoding IMP dehydrogenase — protein MGFLGKLQGAERLFTFDDVYIVPGRAPLDPSKVDVSTRFSRRVRLLIPISSSPMDTVTEYEMAVAMSLMGGIGVIHRNMPREQQAEIASRVKSAPPVPTSRIYVAPEDDCDKAYDYLRSLGLRDAPVVSQDGKLVGHVRVSSLRGCGGGRVAQVMEAPRPFEVRRLEEALSFLESGGSDTLPLVAAGSYVGTLTFDSSLDRVTPSLDSEGRLLVAAAVSPFDLERARLLDKYVDALVTDVAHFHNDEAMAAAKAMGREVSADLVVGNVGTREAAVDALTIVERVDGLRVGIAGGSICTTSSVGGAYAPALWAVAAVRDALDEHGASDIPVIADGGIRSSGDIVKALAAGASSVMLGYMLAGTDEASAPLIRIGEAAYKPYRGMASKGAMERRFAVDRYTRASKRVAEGVEGVVPYRGSVMSVLADLVEGVKAGLGYAGASNIRELWERARFGVAVPKQVPGELFRTGQ, from the coding sequence ATGGGCTTCCTCGGGAAGCTGCAGGGCGCCGAGAGGCTCTTCACGTTTGACGACGTTTACATAGTGCCCGGCAGGGCGCCGCTGGACCCAAGCAAGGTTGACGTCAGCACCAGGTTCAGCAGGCGCGTGAGGCTGCTGATACCGATATCCTCTTCACCCATGGACACCGTGACGGAGTACGAGATGGCTGTAGCCATGTCGCTCATGGGCGGCATAGGGGTCATTCACAGGAACATGCCCAGGGAGCAGCAGGCTGAGATAGCCAGCAGGGTGAAGAGCGCCCCGCCTGTGCCTACGTCGCGCATATATGTTGCCCCTGAGGATGACTGCGATAAGGCGTACGACTACCTCAGGTCCCTAGGCCTCAGGGACGCCCCCGTGGTGTCCCAGGACGGCAAGCTGGTCGGCCACGTCAGGGTCAGCTCCCTGAGGGGCTGCGGGGGAGGGCGCGTGGCACAGGTGATGGAGGCCCCGAGGCCGTTTGAGGTCAGGCGCCTTGAGGAGGCCCTGAGCTTCCTTGAGTCAGGCGGCTCTGACACTCTGCCCCTGGTGGCCGCGGGCTCCTACGTGGGTACACTCACCTTCGACTCCTCCCTGGACAGGGTTACGCCGTCGCTGGACAGCGAGGGCAGGCTGCTCGTGGCGGCCGCAGTCTCCCCCTTTGACCTTGAGAGGGCCAGGCTCCTCGACAAGTACGTGGACGCGCTGGTGACGGACGTGGCCCACTTCCACAACGACGAAGCCATGGCTGCCGCTAAGGCTATGGGCAGGGAGGTCTCAGCTGACCTCGTCGTTGGCAACGTTGGCACCAGGGAGGCGGCAGTTGACGCCCTGACCATAGTTGAGAGGGTGGACGGGCTCAGGGTTGGCATAGCTGGGGGCTCAATATGTACCACCTCAAGCGTCGGCGGCGCCTACGCCCCGGCCCTGTGGGCGGTTGCCGCCGTCAGGGACGCCCTGGACGAGCACGGGGCCAGCGACATACCTGTGATAGCAGACGGCGGCATAAGGTCGTCAGGCGACATAGTCAAGGCCCTGGCCGCTGGGGCCTCGAGCGTGATGCTCGGCTACATGCTCGCCGGGACAGACGAGGCGTCAGCGCCGCTGATAAGGATCGGGGAGGCGGCCTACAAGCCCTACAGGGGGATGGCCAGCAAGGGGGCCATGGAGAGGAGGTTTGCAGTGGACAGGTACACGAGGGCCTCAAAGAGGGTAGCTGAGGGGGTAGAGGGCGTCGTGCCCTACAGAGGCTCAGTGATGTCGGTGCTCGCCGACCTCGTGGAGGGGGTCAAGGCAGGTCTTGGGTACGCCGGGGCCTCAAACATAAGGGAGCTCTGGGAGAGGGCCAGGTTCGGGGTGGCAGTCCCAAAGCAGGTGCCGGGGGAGCTCTTCAGGACTGGCCAGTGA
- a CDS encoding adenine deaminase C-terminal domain-containing protein — MTIERNPKPEPQELVQASRAALGLEDLDIVIRRAEVVDVWGRRTMRADVGIKGRIIACVGECRSRARKEVNADGLYLAPGFMDAHMHLESTFLGPYEFSKELVRHGTTAAFVDIHEVGNVLGIKGVYAVAEAFRGTALKVFLLAPPNVPPSRRVDDIGGARISYDEVTEAALRLSGVGEVMDLQSIVEGDDELMEFVTRISTSTIVQGHMAGLSSAELNAYVSLGIRNDHEVTTREELLERLSKGVYPFVRFGSSWRDLDRVSDLVSRYSPLIPLVADDIHALHLVREGHLDRAVRRAIELGVDPLDAVRAVTLAPALAYGLEPWLGSVAPGRFADLVLLSSMDARLRVVQTFINGSAVACRAQIIPEELKASSVDINFMPSLDLKVPMERGVVEAKVIELVNGSSLTKESLEAVTVEGWRIRPKGNLSEVHVINRYGKPWEGSGLLGLRVEGAIASSVAHDTHNIVIVGTERSSMEAALEAVKRGGGGIAFALRGEVKALLPLPIAGLMSDLSSEEVASRLEGVTSELSRACSCDGDLLLNQLQLLTLPVIPELRVTDRGLYSVTRRSYVPLLEVR; from the coding sequence TTGACTATCGAGAGAAACCCTAAGCCTGAGCCCCAGGAGCTAGTTCAAGCCTCCAGGGCAGCTCTTGGCCTTGAAGACCTTGACATCGTGATAAGGAGGGCGGAGGTGGTTGACGTCTGGGGCAGAAGGACCATGAGGGCTGACGTGGGCATAAAGGGAAGAATAATAGCGTGTGTCGGCGAGTGCAGGTCGCGCGCTAGGAAAGAGGTTAACGCTGATGGCCTCTACCTAGCCCCAGGTTTCATGGATGCCCACATGCACCTTGAAAGCACCTTCCTGGGCCCCTACGAGTTCTCTAAGGAGCTCGTGAGGCACGGCACCACCGCTGCCTTCGTGGACATACATGAGGTCGGCAACGTTCTCGGCATCAAGGGAGTTTACGCCGTGGCTGAGGCCTTCAGAGGCACGGCGCTTAAGGTGTTCCTTCTGGCTCCCCCCAACGTGCCCCCCTCCAGGAGGGTTGACGACATTGGGGGTGCCAGGATAAGCTACGACGAGGTCACGGAGGCCGCCCTCAGGCTCTCAGGCGTAGGCGAGGTCATGGACTTACAGTCAATAGTAGAGGGCGACGATGAGCTTATGGAGTTCGTGACGAGGATTTCCACCTCAACCATAGTGCAGGGCCATATGGCCGGCCTCAGCAGCGCCGAGCTGAACGCGTATGTGAGCCTTGGCATAAGGAACGACCACGAGGTCACCACTAGGGAGGAGCTGCTTGAGAGGCTGTCTAAGGGCGTCTACCCATTCGTCAGGTTTGGCTCAAGCTGGAGGGACCTTGACAGGGTGAGCGACCTCGTCTCCCGCTACTCGCCGCTCATCCCCCTCGTTGCTGATGATATACATGCCCTGCACCTGGTCAGGGAGGGGCACCTGGACAGGGCTGTCAGAAGGGCAATAGAGCTCGGCGTCGACCCGCTGGACGCCGTAAGGGCGGTCACCCTGGCCCCGGCCCTGGCCTATGGCCTTGAGCCATGGCTTGGGTCCGTCGCCCCTGGCAGGTTTGCCGACCTGGTCCTGCTGAGCTCCATGGATGCCAGGCTTAGGGTTGTGCAGACCTTCATAAATGGCTCAGCGGTGGCCTGCAGAGCTCAGATAATACCTGAGGAGCTCAAGGCCAGCAGCGTTGACATCAACTTTATGCCGTCACTTGATCTTAAGGTGCCCATGGAGCGCGGCGTCGTCGAGGCTAAGGTTATTGAGCTCGTCAACGGCTCAAGCCTAACTAAGGAGTCCCTGGAGGCCGTAACCGTGGAGGGCTGGAGGATCAGGCCTAAGGGAAACCTGTCTGAGGTCCACGTCATTAACAGGTACGGGAAGCCCTGGGAGGGCTCCGGCCTCCTAGGCCTTCGTGTCGAGGGCGCCATAGCCTCATCGGTTGCCCACGACACGCATAATATTGTGATAGTTGGGACCGAGAGAAGCTCTATGGAGGCCGCCCTGGAGGCCGTGAAGAGGGGAGGCGGCGGCATAGCCTTCGCGCTTCGCGGCGAGGTCAAGGCACTCCTGCCGCTCCCAATAGCTGGACTCATGAGCGACCTGAGCTCTGAGGAGGTCGCCTCGAGGCTTGAGGGCGTCACCTCTGAGCTGAGCAGGGCGTGCAGCTGCGACGGTGACCTCCTGCTGAACCAGCTGCAGCTCCTGACGCTCCCTGTGATACCTGAGCTCAGGGTCACTGACAGGGGGCTCTACAGCGTCACCAGGAGGTCCTACGTGCCCCTGCTGGAGGTGCGCTGA
- a CDS encoding MFS transporter, translating into MRQEATLLVTRVIYSMQWYVLAPAMLQILTEYRAPAWVSGILPLAFIAGAASTQLVSVALSARIGARNTFILGLLVLSLSDMLMYFANGVWEAVGLRLLAGLGTGLFFAPAGFVLVSVSGASSAALMGLFNSAFNIGGLMALAWGLVDGVLGWRLGTLLAGLLGIVMVALSAAFIKFNGRPAPVADGTISWRGLLLIGVAGAGSFGASYAFGFFLPSIAKLYFGASPYSSGSLTLLMFAGAAVGGFSLAWLPRSWSFSRRAVALLLLISSLSYLLIYTRSYELFLAASFINGLLVDVAFSAYYAYTVDTYGRGRSATSLAVINMVNMAASLWTFPLAGLALPDGLLLEAASLAIANAVTIPFLYVAT; encoded by the coding sequence TTGAGGCAGGAGGCAACGCTCCTGGTGACGAGGGTCATCTACTCGATGCAGTGGTACGTGCTGGCGCCAGCCATGTTGCAGATACTTACGGAGTACAGGGCCCCCGCGTGGGTCTCTGGCATTTTGCCCCTGGCCTTCATAGCTGGGGCAGCATCAACCCAGCTGGTCAGCGTGGCACTCTCGGCCAGGATAGGGGCCAGGAACACGTTTATTCTGGGTCTCCTGGTGCTCTCGCTCTCCGACATGCTCATGTACTTCGCTAACGGCGTCTGGGAAGCGGTGGGCCTCAGGCTCTTAGCTGGCCTGGGCACGGGCCTCTTCTTCGCCCCAGCCGGCTTCGTCCTGGTGAGCGTCAGCGGGGCCTCCTCAGCGGCGCTCATGGGCCTCTTCAACTCGGCCTTTAACATAGGCGGCCTCATGGCGCTCGCCTGGGGGCTTGTAGATGGGGTCCTCGGCTGGAGGCTCGGAACCCTCCTGGCGGGCCTCCTGGGAATAGTGATGGTGGCGCTTTCTGCTGCCTTCATAAAGTTCAACGGCCGCCCCGCGCCTGTAGCAGATGGGACCATATCGTGGAGGGGGCTCCTGCTGATAGGCGTGGCGGGCGCCGGCAGCTTCGGGGCGTCCTACGCCTTCGGCTTCTTCCTCCCGTCCATAGCGAAGCTCTACTTTGGGGCCTCGCCGTACTCCTCTGGCTCCCTCACGCTCCTGATGTTTGCGGGCGCTGCCGTAGGAGGCTTCTCGCTCGCATGGCTTCCCAGGTCGTGGTCCTTCAGCAGGCGCGCCGTGGCCCTCCTGCTCCTCATATCATCGCTGAGCTACCTTCTGATATACACCAGGTCCTACGAGCTCTTCCTAGCAGCCTCGTTTATAAACGGCCTCCTGGTCGACGTCGCCTTCAGCGCTTACTACGCCTACACGGTCGACACTTACGGGAGGGGCCGCAGCGCCACGTCGCTGGCAGTAATAAACATGGTCAACATGGCTGCCAGCCTCTGGACGTTCCCCTTGGCAGGCCTGGCCCTCCCTGACGGCCTGCTGCTGGAGGCGGCGTCGCTGGCCATCGCGAACGCTGTGACCATCCCCTTCCTTTACGTTGCAACTTAA
- a CDS encoding ABC transporter ATP-binding protein, with protein sequence MTIELVNITKRYGSTVVLNGITQKIEDGEFFVVLGPSGAGKSTLLKVIAGIERPDSGKIIVDGKDITNLPPEKRNIAMVFQSYALYPNMNVHDNIAFPLKMRHYPKDEIERRVQQVAKLLNITDILYKNVTQISGGQQQRVALARAIVRDPAFFLLDEPLSNLDARMRAIARGELKRIHMELKKTFVYVTHDQKEAMSMATRIAVLHNGVFEQVGTPLELYERPTTKWVAQFIGDHPMNFLPGEIVGKEGFEVGFRPEWIEVGRGNLKCQVYSLEVVGELRYLMCDYGESSIILLSREPYNVGDTVAFEVTRYNLYRDGRLVER encoded by the coding sequence ATGACGATTGAGCTTGTCAACATAACTAAGAGGTACGGGAGCACAGTTGTGCTTAACGGCATAACGCAGAAGATAGAGGACGGCGAGTTCTTCGTTGTGCTGGGCCCCAGCGGCGCTGGTAAGTCGACGCTGCTTAAGGTGATAGCAGGCATAGAGAGGCCTGACAGCGGCAAGATCATAGTCGACGGCAAGGACATTACGAACCTGCCGCCGGAGAAGAGGAACATAGCGATGGTTTTCCAGAGCTACGCCCTCTACCCGAACATGAACGTGCATGATAACATAGCGTTCCCACTCAAGATGAGACACTACCCTAAGGACGAGATTGAGAGGAGGGTCCAGCAGGTGGCCAAGCTTCTTAACATAACGGACATACTATATAAGAACGTGACGCAGATAAGCGGGGGCCAGCAGCAGAGGGTGGCCCTGGCTAGGGCCATAGTTAGAGATCCGGCTTTCTTCCTGCTGGACGAGCCCCTGAGCAACCTTGACGCCAGGATGAGGGCTATAGCCAGGGGGGAGCTGAAGAGGATACACATGGAGCTGAAGAAGACCTTCGTCTACGTCACCCACGACCAGAAGGAGGCCATGAGCATGGCGACCAGGATAGCTGTGCTTCACAACGGTGTCTTCGAGCAGGTTGGAACCCCACTTGAGCTCTACGAGAGGCCCACGACCAAGTGGGTCGCCCAGTTCATAGGCGACCACCCAATGAACTTCCTGCCGGGCGAAATTGTCGGCAAGGAGGGGTTTGAAGTGGGCTTCAGGCCGGAGTGGATAGAGGTTGGCAGGGGCAACCTCAAGTGCCAGGTCTACTCGCTTGAGGTGGTCGGGGAGCTCAGGTACCTCATGTGCGACTACGGCGAGTCCTCAATAATCCTGCTCAGCCGTGAGCCCTACAACGTCGGGGACACGGTCGCCTTTGAGGTGACCAGGTACAACCTCTACAGGGATGGGAGGCTCGTGGAGAGGTAG
- a CDS encoding DUF998 domain-containing protein, whose amino-acid sequence MKYTRLAGYSVFVGAAQFLILMIVAEAIYPGYSVSQNYISDLGNPRLAPSTPHATIFNTSIILLGLLLIIGGSILAYKERGVTGRLLGVLVAISGLGAAGVGFFPEGSPYDLHVISSLIVFLFASLASYPASLYRGHRSPLWGALGTIGLVALALYIAKDYMSLGWGGMERMIVYPNLMWALGFSGSLMTN is encoded by the coding sequence ATGAAATACACGAGGCTTGCTGGCTACTCGGTCTTCGTTGGAGCGGCCCAGTTCCTCATACTCATGATAGTGGCTGAGGCAATATACCCCGGCTACAGTGTCTCCCAGAACTACATAAGCGACCTGGGCAACCCAAGGCTGGCGCCCTCAACGCCTCACGCGACCATATTCAACACATCTATAATACTGCTTGGGCTCCTCCTAATAATCGGCGGCTCCATCCTTGCGTACAAGGAGAGGGGAGTTACCGGTAGGCTTCTAGGCGTCCTGGTGGCCATCTCAGGCTTGGGGGCCGCCGGCGTCGGCTTCTTCCCTGAGGGCTCCCCCTATGACCTGCACGTCATTTCATCCCTCATAGTGTTCCTCTTCGCCTCCCTGGCCTCTTACCCGGCGTCCCTCTACAGGGGCCACAGGAGCCCGCTGTGGGGGGCCCTGGGCACTATAGGCCTAGTGGCGCTGGCCCTATACATAGCCAAAGACTACATGAGCCTCGGCTGGGGCGGCATGGAGAGGATGATAGTCTACCCCAACCTTATGTGGGCCCTCGGGTTCTCAGGGTCTCTCATGACGAACTGA